In one window of Geotrypetes seraphini chromosome 3, aGeoSer1.1, whole genome shotgun sequence DNA:
- the TCF21 gene encoding transcription factor 21: MSTGSLSDVEDLQELEMLECEEMKMDSNKEFGTSESNEESSNCENGSPKKSRGAPGKRRKAASKKKPFNGVNQEGKQVQRNAANARERARMRVLSKAFSRLKTTLPWVPPDTKLSKLDTLRLASSYIAHLRQILANDKYENGYIHPVNLTWPFMVAGKPDNDLKEVVNSSRLCGPTAS; encoded by the exons ATGTCCACTGGCTCTCTCAGTGATGTTGAAGACCTGCAAGAGCTGGAAATGCTGGAATGTGAGGAGATGAAAATGGATTCTAACAAAGAGTTTGGGACGTCAGAGAGTAATGAGGAAAGCTCTAACTGTGAAAATGGATCTCCCAAAAAGAGTAGAGGAGCCCCAGGCAAAAGAAGGAAAGCGGCCAGTAAGAAGAAGCCTTTCAATGGAGTGAATCAAGAAGGGAAGCAAGTTCAAAGGAATGCGGCCAACGCCAGGGAAAGAGCCAGGATGAGAGTACTCAGCAAAGCCTTTTCGAGACTGAAGACCACCTTGCCCTGGGTACCCCCAGACACCAAACTTTCCAAATTGGATACTCTCAGACTTGCATCCAGCTACATTGCTCATCTGAGGCAAATCCTTGCCAATGACAAATATGAAAATGGCTACATTCATCCGGTCAATCTG ACCTGGCCCTTTATGGTTGCTGGAAAACCAGACAACGATTTGAAAGAAGTGGTGAACAGCAGTCGTTTGTGTGGCCCTACAGCGTCCTGA